One window from the genome of Aneurinibacillus sp. REN35 encodes:
- the coaA gene encoding type I pantothenate kinase, whose amino-acid sequence MGMKFPPLSPISPYITFTREEWAHLRNAVPLPLTGEEIKNLQGINERLSIQEVNEIYLPLCRLLNLYATASQKLHQMTNVFLNKRERKVPYIIGIAGSVAVGKSTTSRIIQALLSRWDDHPKVELITTDGFLFPNHVLESKGLLHRKGFPESYDLRGLLAFLHAVKSGESEVQAPVYSHLAYDILPDTHQTIEQPDILIVEGINILQTGKQTDEMTGPNVFVSDFLDISIYVDAAEADLLTWYLQRFEILRETAFQNPASYFHRYASLSKEEALQFARNIWRDINAANLQENILPTKYRAALILEKGADHFVQTIKLRKI is encoded by the coding sequence ATGGGTATGAAATTTCCACCACTCTCTCCCATCTCGCCATACATAACATTTACCCGGGAGGAATGGGCGCACTTGCGCAATGCTGTACCTCTTCCATTAACAGGCGAAGAGATTAAAAACTTGCAGGGAATTAATGAGCGGCTTTCCATACAGGAAGTAAATGAAATTTATCTACCGCTCTGCCGCCTGCTGAATTTATATGCAACCGCTTCACAGAAGCTGCACCAGATGACAAATGTATTCTTGAACAAACGCGAACGAAAAGTTCCTTACATCATCGGCATCGCCGGCAGTGTAGCGGTAGGGAAGAGCACCACATCACGCATTATTCAGGCGCTGCTCTCGCGCTGGGATGATCATCCAAAAGTTGAATTGATTACGACAGATGGATTTCTTTTTCCCAATCACGTATTAGAGAGCAAAGGGCTGCTGCATCGCAAAGGATTTCCGGAGAGCTATGACTTACGAGGACTGCTTGCATTTTTGCATGCGGTCAAATCAGGGGAGTCCGAAGTGCAAGCACCCGTATACTCCCACCTGGCATACGATATTCTACCGGATACTCATCAGACAATTGAGCAGCCGGATATTCTGATTGTAGAAGGCATTAATATTTTACAGACAGGCAAACAAACAGACGAGATGACCGGACCGAATGTATTCGTCTCCGATTTTCTTGACATCTCCATCTATGTCGATGCCGCCGAAGCTGATCTTCTTACCTGGTATCTTCAGCGGTTCGAGATTTTACGGGAGACAGCCTTTCAGAACCCTGCCTCCTACTTTCACCGCTACGCCTCTCTATCGAAGGAGGAGGCGCTGCAGTTTGCACGAAACATCTGGCGGGATATTAATGCGGCGAACTTGCAGGAAAATATCCTCCCAACCAAATACAGAGCCGCGCTTATTTTGGAAAAGGGCGCTGACCATTTCGTACAAACGATCAAGCTTCGAAAAATATAA
- a CDS encoding MGDG synthase family glycosyltransferase has translation MNKHVLILSEAVGAGHTKAAEALQQGFDLLAPFVTSRVLELGRELHPIAAGLICHVYLEMLTHYPGIWRKMYNYGQARPMAVWEQACIHRMMHRTVKNIVVSTRPDLIVCTHPFSSSSVARLKRAGISLRLCTMITDFYGHGAWVQPEVDRYIVPSEEVSRQLIAMGVPDQRIRIAGLPLTANFRIKYNKKEIRYKLGLREMPTVLVMGGGLGLGGVGDIARMLAKWQDSLQIVLCTGHNDSLRRTLQAAFTHPHIHVLGFVDAISQWMDAADWLITKAGGMTCAEALAKKLPLFIYQPLPGHEENNCAFLTRHKLAVRMDTEQEVDMWVNRLLHCPRELSSLVCNMERFRQAADPLATVKSVLDFLMEEDEIRKERRL, from the coding sequence TTGAATAAACATGTGCTAATCTTATCGGAAGCGGTAGGCGCCGGGCATACAAAAGCAGCAGAAGCCCTTCAGCAGGGATTTGATCTTCTTGCTCCCTTTGTAACTAGCCGGGTTCTTGAGCTAGGACGGGAGCTTCATCCAATTGCTGCGGGGCTTATCTGTCATGTGTATCTAGAGATGCTCACCCATTACCCGGGTATATGGCGCAAAATGTATAACTATGGACAGGCACGCCCGATGGCTGTATGGGAGCAGGCATGCATTCATCGCATGATGCATCGTACAGTAAAAAATATTGTCGTATCTACCCGTCCGGATCTTATTGTTTGTACACATCCATTCAGCAGCTCTTCTGTGGCCCGTCTAAAGCGTGCGGGCATTTCGCTTCGCCTCTGTACGATGATTACGGACTTTTATGGGCATGGAGCTTGGGTACAGCCTGAGGTGGACCGCTATATCGTTCCGAGTGAGGAGGTAAGCAGGCAACTGATAGCAATGGGGGTGCCAGATCAGAGAATCCGCATTGCTGGGCTTCCGCTTACAGCGAACTTTCGGATCAAGTACAACAAGAAAGAAATACGGTACAAGCTTGGGCTTAGAGAGATGCCGACCGTTCTTGTAATGGGGGGTGGGCTAGGATTAGGCGGAGTAGGAGATATTGCCCGCATGCTTGCAAAATGGCAAGACTCGCTGCAAATCGTCCTGTGTACAGGGCATAATGATTCTCTTAGACGTACGCTGCAAGCCGCCTTTACTCACCCGCACATTCATGTGCTTGGCTTTGTTGACGCGATTAGTCAATGGATGGATGCGGCTGATTGGTTGATTACGAAAGCGGGCGGCATGACATGTGCCGAGGCGCTGGCGAAGAAGCTGCCGCTTTTTATCTATCAGCCGCTGCCAGGGCATGAAGAAAACAATTGCGCATTTCTAACCCGACATAAGCTGGCTGTCCGTATGGATACGGAGCAGGAGGTGGATATGTGGGTAAATAGACTGCTTCATTGTCCGCGGGAGCTATCTTCTTTGGTCTGTAATATGGAACGGTTCAGACAAGCTGCGGACCCGCTGGCGACGGTAAAGTCTGTTTTAGATTTTCTCATGGAAGAAGACGAAATACGAAAAGAAAGGCGGCTTTGA
- a CDS encoding NADP-dependent oxidoreductase, whose product MEQNQKILLASRPSGMPTKDNFTFTDAPIPQLGVGQVLVRTLYLSVDPYMRGRMSDRKSYVPPYPVNEVITGGIVGEIVESKADDFAQGDLVIGNLGWQRYNAADAAEVRKIDPDIAPISTHLGVLGMPGLTAYFGLLHIGQPKQGETVVISGAAGAVGMVVGQIAKIKGARVVGIAGTDEKNRYLTEELGFDAAINYKTETNMRKALEEACPNGVDVYFDNVGGEISDAVLTLLNHGARIPVCGQIALYNLETPDVGPRAQSPLVITSSLMKGFIVSDYAKHFKEGATELAQWVQEGKIKYKENVVEGFENTIDAFLGLFKGENLGKQIVKVAEPSK is encoded by the coding sequence ATGGAACAAAATCAAAAAATCCTTCTTGCTAGCAGACCTTCGGGCATGCCGACAAAAGATAATTTTACATTTACTGATGCACCGATTCCACAGCTTGGAGTTGGACAGGTGCTTGTCCGCACACTATATCTCTCGGTTGATCCTTACATGCGCGGCCGCATGAGCGACCGTAAGTCCTATGTACCGCCTTATCCTGTAAATGAAGTAATTACCGGTGGGATCGTAGGAGAGATCGTCGAATCAAAAGCCGATGATTTTGCACAGGGAGATCTTGTGATCGGTAATCTCGGCTGGCAGCGCTATAATGCGGCTGATGCAGCAGAAGTACGAAAGATTGATCCAGACATAGCGCCAATCAGCACCCATCTTGGCGTACTGGGTATGCCGGGTCTGACTGCTTATTTCGGCCTGCTGCATATCGGGCAGCCAAAACAAGGCGAGACGGTTGTCATCTCAGGAGCAGCCGGCGCTGTTGGTATGGTCGTCGGACAGATCGCCAAAATCAAAGGCGCGCGCGTTGTCGGCATTGCTGGAACTGATGAGAAGAACCGCTATCTTACAGAGGAGCTCGGCTTTGACGCGGCAATCAACTACAAGACAGAAACCAATATGAGAAAAGCGCTTGAAGAGGCTTGCCCGAACGGGGTTGATGTATATTTTGACAATGTAGGCGGCGAAATCTCCGATGCTGTGCTCACCCTCTTAAATCATGGAGCACGTATCCCTGTATGCGGTCAAATCGCACTGTACAATCTAGAGACGCCGGATGTCGGTCCACGCGCTCAATCTCCGTTGGTTATTACTAGTTCTCTGATGAAGGGCTTTATCGTCTCTGATTATGCGAAACACTTTAAAGAAGGAGCAACAGAGCTTGCCCAATGGGTACAAGAAGGCAAAATCAAATACAAGGAGAATGTTGTAGAGGGATTCGAAAACACTATCGATGCTTTCCTTGGCCTATTTAAAGGCGAAAACCTTGGCAAACAAATTGTAAAGGTTGCAGAGCCTTCCAAGTAA
- a CDS encoding substrate-binding domain-containing protein, with amino-acid sequence MSDISYTTEEIAALLKVSKLTVYDLIKKGDLPAYRVGRQMRIDADDLEAYKASAKRGGRLAPAPLATQIEQPLSPLYRGEDKGTTPPSSGVRSLVICGQDISLDILARHMERASTAYRTLRSSDGSLNGLLSMYHGRADIVSTHLWDGDTEEYNLPYIRRILVGQPYLVIHLLRRQAGFYVQKGNPKRIASWHDIARPGIRFVNREKGAGSRVLLDEKLRLHGIHRSEVIGYTHEEANHLGVAGAIARGEADVGLGSEKTASIIHVDFIPLIEEQYDLILLKSPENEPLRHLLLDILHSPSFQDELTAVGGYDLSLTGTILYETP; translated from the coding sequence ATGAGTGATATTTCTTATACGACAGAGGAAATAGCTGCCCTACTGAAAGTTTCCAAGCTAACCGTATACGACTTAATTAAAAAAGGAGACCTGCCCGCCTATCGTGTCGGTCGGCAGATGCGTATCGATGCTGATGACTTGGAAGCCTATAAGGCCAGCGCAAAGCGAGGGGGGCGTCTAGCACCCGCACCTTTAGCCACACAAATAGAACAGCCTCTCTCCCCCCTTTATCGGGGAGAAGATAAAGGAACGACCCCGCCCTCTAGCGGTGTGCGCTCCCTTGTCATATGCGGTCAAGATATCAGCCTTGATATTCTAGCGCGGCATATGGAACGCGCTTCCACTGCTTATCGCACCCTCCGTTCCTCGGACGGCAGCTTGAATGGCCTGCTCTCCATGTATCACGGCCGTGCAGACATTGTGAGCACGCATCTCTGGGATGGGGATACGGAGGAGTATAATCTTCCCTATATTCGACGAATTTTGGTAGGACAGCCCTACCTTGTAATCCATCTTCTACGACGGCAGGCCGGTTTCTATGTACAAAAAGGAAATCCCAAACGCATTGCAAGCTGGCATGACATCGCCCGTCCAGGCATCCGTTTCGTCAACCGCGAAAAGGGGGCGGGCTCTCGAGTTCTGCTCGATGAAAAGCTGCGTCTGCACGGCATACATCGAAGCGAGGTTATAGGATATACACATGAAGAAGCCAATCACTTAGGAGTCGCCGGAGCCATCGCCCGCGGCGAGGCGGACGTCGGACTTGGAAGCGAGAAAACCGCCTCCATTATTCATGTGGACTTCATACCTCTTATCGAAGAACAATACGACCTGATCCTGCTGAAGTCACCGGAAAATGAACCGCTGCGGCACCTGCTGCTTGACATCCTGCACTCTCCTTCCTTCCAAGACGAGTTAACTGCGGTCGGCGGGTATGATTTATCTCTAACAGGCACCATCCTTTATGAAACCCCATAA
- a CDS encoding O-antigen ligase family protein — MNQRPYAHLEWAVLFLYLLPPLGILWLLGVGLYHLGSKLGHRQVCVLHDAPLPFFFFTMFLASLGACLHAGKVSYLLISAVSLAYLGLYVYIKEASLTWNPQRLGFLCTVGGLYIAGVGQMQLHMGYVYGGNWWFGMLTGLMPLGLEEPGRLFGSAYNPNFAAFLLLLSFACLLAHLLQFLIGRRSWPTLLLRSTLLIPIALAINQTGSRTGVAVMVCLCVLFLWKISRTLSVWLVLISIISLVYTGTFIRIIPRFDSVMQSFETRQIIWKHSLDVWSGQPLFGVTPLGFADAYAAFDTSGIAHAHNLLLALFCDYGVIGGTSFLFAMMWYIYRALRIFISTGWPVKHIALFFFVLPIIPLTGILDHPLSSPQTALLAVILIGSWDRTLTSFLSLRYINQG; from the coding sequence ATGAACCAACGACCGTACGCTCATCTAGAATGGGCTGTATTATTTCTCTACCTTCTTCCTCCGCTCGGTATACTGTGGTTGCTCGGTGTGGGACTCTACCATCTGGGAAGTAAACTTGGGCACCGACAAGTATGCGTGCTGCACGATGCGCCTCTCCCCTTTTTCTTTTTTACAATGTTTCTCGCTTCGCTTGGTGCATGCCTTCATGCAGGAAAGGTAAGTTATTTGCTGATCTCGGCCGTCTCTCTCGCCTATCTTGGGTTATATGTATACATAAAAGAAGCTTCACTAACGTGGAATCCGCAGCGCCTCGGCTTTCTCTGTACCGTAGGCGGCCTGTATATCGCAGGAGTTGGACAGATGCAGCTTCATATGGGCTATGTGTATGGAGGCAATTGGTGGTTCGGCATGCTAACAGGCCTTATGCCGCTTGGACTTGAGGAACCAGGGCGCCTATTCGGCAGTGCCTATAACCCCAACTTTGCTGCCTTTCTGCTGCTGTTAAGCTTCGCCTGCCTGCTTGCCCATCTACTGCAATTTTTGATAGGCAGACGCTCATGGCCTACTCTACTATTACGCAGTACCCTCCTCATCCCCATCGCACTTGCTATCAATCAGACAGGCTCCCGCACAGGGGTTGCCGTTATGGTCTGCTTGTGCGTGCTGTTCTTATGGAAAATCAGCCGCACATTAAGCGTATGGCTTGTGTTAATTTCTATCATATCTCTTGTATATACCGGCACATTCATACGTATCATTCCGCGTTTTGACAGTGTAATGCAGTCGTTTGAAACAAGACAGATCATCTGGAAGCACAGTCTCGATGTGTGGAGCGGACAGCCGCTCTTTGGCGTCACTCCATTGGGATTTGCGGATGCATATGCGGCTTTTGACACAAGCGGTATCGCTCATGCCCACAATCTCCTTCTCGCTCTTTTTTGTGATTACGGTGTAATCGGAGGGACATCGTTTCTCTTTGCCATGATGTGGTACATATATAGAGCGCTGCGAATATTCATCTCCACAGGCTGGCCGGTAAAACACATCGCATTGTTCTTTTTTGTGCTGCCGATTATTCCTCTAACAGGTATCCTTGACCATCCGCTCTCCTCCCCGCAAACAGCGCTGCTTGCGGTTATACTTATCGGAAGCTGGGATCGCACCTTGACATCTTTTCTTTCTTTGCGTTACATTAATCAGGGATAA
- a CDS encoding putative RNA methyltransferase — MSALNKKTKSIVYVNKSVAIFHCPLCASSMQIVDNASLRCAHHHTFDFAKQGYINLLTHPLKTKYDKKLFASRRKLIVESGLFAPLTQTIAELIINNKNQGQVITHMLDAGCGEGSHLTTICDQVCSHLKRPIVGVGIDIAKEGIAIAAQNYANKIWCVADLAHAPFKEKQFDVLLTILSPSNYAECQRLLRDDGMIVKVVPQSGYLTELRNAFFAEPKKQSYSNTATVERFYDNFEVLETRRLYYGVTLDNVMIASLLDMTPLTWTAPEEKIQAFLEKDTAQITIDVDILIARKISDIV, encoded by the coding sequence TTGTCTGCACTCAATAAGAAAACAAAAAGCATTGTATATGTAAATAAATCGGTCGCGATATTCCACTGTCCTCTCTGTGCATCATCTATGCAGATTGTGGACAATGCGAGTTTGCGCTGCGCCCATCACCATACATTTGATTTTGCGAAGCAGGGCTATATTAATTTGCTGACGCATCCTCTGAAAACGAAGTATGATAAAAAGCTTTTTGCGTCGCGAAGGAAACTGATTGTCGAAAGCGGATTGTTTGCACCGCTCACGCAAACGATTGCAGAATTGATTATAAATAACAAGAATCAAGGTCAGGTCATTACCCATATGCTCGATGCGGGCTGTGGGGAAGGGTCACATCTAACGACCATTTGCGATCAGGTGTGTTCGCATTTAAAACGGCCGATTGTCGGAGTGGGCATTGATATTGCCAAGGAAGGGATTGCTATAGCAGCACAGAATTACGCCAATAAGATTTGGTGTGTCGCAGATCTAGCGCATGCTCCGTTTAAGGAAAAGCAGTTCGATGTGCTTCTTACCATTCTATCCCCGTCCAATTATGCGGAATGTCAAAGGCTGTTGCGAGATGATGGTATGATCGTTAAGGTTGTGCCGCAAAGCGGGTACTTAACGGAACTGAGGAACGCATTTTTTGCTGAACCGAAGAAGCAGTCGTATTCAAATACGGCTACGGTTGAACGGTTCTATGATAATTTTGAAGTGCTAGAGACCCGCCGCCTATACTATGGTGTGACGCTTGATAATGTAATGATTGCATCCTTGCTTGATATGACGCCATTAACATGGACCGCCCCTGAAGAGAAAATACAAGCATTTCTAGAAAAAGATACGGCTCAGATAACCATTGATGTAGATATTTTAATCGCAAGGAAGATAAGTGATATCGTATAA
- a CDS encoding RrF2 family transcriptional regulator, which translates to MRMKTGMEQAVYAMLILDRLPRRGALSAELISERLGVSSSYLKKVMRKLVQAGLVHSTPGIRGGFSLGKRPEAITIYEIYVAVEGQATLYREHGVFSHLFADGAECGEEDDCALAVLMQQAEEAWADVLKNETLSMLQKRVEETYPKQKLANLTKWMNDIMNEGGNTNGTKSKNPSC; encoded by the coding sequence ATGAGGATGAAAACAGGAATGGAGCAGGCCGTCTATGCGATGCTGATACTTGACAGACTGCCTAGACGCGGTGCGCTGTCAGCCGAATTGATCAGCGAACGCCTTGGGGTCTCTTCCTCCTACCTCAAAAAGGTGATGCGAAAACTTGTACAGGCCGGATTGGTTCATTCCACTCCTGGTATCCGAGGCGGTTTTTCTTTAGGCAAACGCCCTGAAGCCATTACGATCTATGAGATTTACGTTGCAGTAGAAGGACAGGCGACGCTCTATCGGGAACACGGGGTGTTCTCCCATCTTTTCGCAGACGGTGCAGAGTGCGGAGAGGAAGACGATTGTGCGCTTGCCGTACTGATGCAGCAGGCAGAGGAGGCCTGGGCGGATGTGCTGAAGAATGAAACGCTCTCGATGCTGCAAAAACGAGTAGAAGAAACCTATCCAAAACAAAAGCTCGCCAATCTTACAAAATGGATGAACGATATCATGAATGAAGGAGGCAATACCAATGGAACAAAATCAAAAAATCCTTCTTGCTAG
- a CDS encoding ATP-binding cassette domain-containing protein — MLYVNMQKHLPYFELDVEFEVGAEIVVLFGPSGAGKTTILNSIAGLTEPDTGIIRLGSTVFFETGKKPLATQKRRLGYLFQDYALFPHMTVEKNIRYGMKGRETEESDRFLAQLLGLLGIEHLLPKYPHQISGGEKQRVALARALAGRPDILLLDEPLSALDAGTRLKCQDELLSIHRLWRIPVLLVTHDEKEAQKLGDRILIMEQGEISKR; from the coding sequence ATGCTGTATGTAAACATGCAAAAGCATCTGCCGTATTTTGAACTTGATGTGGAATTTGAGGTGGGTGCGGAGATTGTTGTTTTGTTCGGTCCGTCAGGTGCAGGAAAAACGACCATTTTAAACAGCATAGCCGGGCTTACCGAGCCGGATACAGGAATAATCAGGCTCGGTAGTACAGTGTTTTTTGAGACCGGAAAGAAGCCGCTTGCTACGCAAAAGCGCAGGCTTGGCTACTTGTTTCAAGACTATGCGCTGTTTCCTCATATGACCGTGGAGAAGAACATTCGATATGGTATGAAGGGGAGAGAAACGGAGGAATCAGATCGTTTTCTTGCGCAATTGCTTGGCCTGCTTGGTATCGAGCATCTTCTTCCTAAGTATCCGCATCAAATCTCTGGCGGTGAAAAGCAGCGTGTAGCGCTGGCCCGCGCATTAGCTGGCAGACCTGATATACTGCTTTTGGATGAACCGCTTTCTGCGCTTGATGCGGGAACAAGGTTGAAATGTCAGGACGAATTGCTTTCAATCCACCGCTTGTGGCGCATTCCTGTGCTGCTTGTCACACATGATGAAAAAGAGGCACAAAAGCTAGGGGATAGGATTTTAATTATGGAACAGGGGGAGATCAGTAAAAGGTAA
- a CDS encoding DUF4363 family protein, whose amino-acid sequence MNAVITAGRAWVCGFIALTLIFVGSMPSAQAARNIEQKPMFQKADQIEKLVGEKQWNKASVEAEALMNMYQKQKWKFQLLGDEAEYEGLNQEIAKLQAAIKVQGQVETHITIAAIKELLVQMYSM is encoded by the coding sequence GTGAATGCGGTAATAACAGCGGGAAGAGCGTGGGTATGCGGGTTCATCGCTCTTACACTTATCTTCGTGGGCAGCATGCCTTCCGCTCAAGCGGCGCGCAACATCGAGCAGAAGCCCATGTTTCAAAAGGCTGACCAGATCGAAAAGCTAGTAGGTGAAAAACAATGGAACAAGGCCTCGGTAGAAGCGGAAGCGCTCATGAATATGTACCAAAAACAAAAATGGAAATTCCAACTGCTTGGAGATGAAGCAGAATACGAAGGGCTGAATCAGGAGATTGCCAAATTACAGGCAGCAATTAAAGTACAAGGGCAGGTAGAAACACATATTACAATTGCAGCAATCAAGGAGCTGCTGGTGCAAATGTACTCTATGTAG
- the modB gene encoding molybdate ABC transporter permease subunit, giving the protein MTDTSLHPLFLSLKVAGIATVIVFITGVWLAFWLSRRTFTGKSVLESFFLLPMVLPPTVVGFGLLLLFGKNGWIGSWLSGWFSIQIVFTWIGAVIASVVVSFPLMYQAAAAAFQTLDEKLAQAARTMGASEWRIFWTVSFPLAWPGILAGLVLSFARALGEFGATLMIAGYIPGKTDTLPIAIYFAAEAGQMEQAALWVIIIVALGFSAMLWLNWWGRKNMRRFAEREK; this is encoded by the coding sequence ATGACAGACACGAGTCTACACCCGCTGTTTTTATCACTAAAAGTAGCTGGCATTGCAACCGTGATCGTATTCATTACAGGCGTATGGCTGGCATTTTGGCTTTCGCGGCGCACATTTACAGGCAAAAGCGTCCTTGAATCATTTTTTTTATTGCCGATGGTACTCCCACCTACAGTTGTTGGGTTTGGCCTTTTGCTTTTATTCGGTAAAAACGGCTGGATCGGCAGCTGGCTATCAGGCTGGTTCAGCATCCAGATCGTTTTTACGTGGATCGGCGCGGTCATCGCATCGGTTGTCGTCTCGTTTCCGCTGATGTATCAGGCGGCCGCAGCCGCGTTTCAGACATTGGACGAGAAGCTGGCACAGGCTGCTCGTACGATGGGAGCTTCGGAATGGCGGATTTTCTGGACCGTATCGTTCCCGTTGGCATGGCCCGGTATTCTCGCCGGGCTTGTGCTTTCATTTGCCCGAGCGCTTGGCGAATTCGGAGCCACGCTTATGATTGCCGGGTACATTCCAGGCAAGACGGATACCCTGCCAATTGCCATTTACTTTGCCGCAGAGGCGGGACAGATGGAGCAGGCTGCTCTATGGGTAATCATTATTGTTGCGCTCGGATTCAGTGCCATGCTGTGGCTGAATTGGTGGGGACGAAAAAACATGCGCCGTTTTGCCGAACGGGAGAAATAA
- a CDS encoding DUF421 domain-containing protein — protein sequence MPEYVLILIRSLLSFLLLLLLARLMGKKQLSQLTFFDYVVGITIGSIAASMSVDQNVMIINGIIGLIIWGVVPILLGAAQLKSYKLRHIIDGSPTVVIRSGKILEQNMKKERMTADELMLSLREKGVFKVADVELAVMETNGALSVMRKTEADPVTPKLLGMLTDQEKEPRVVVIDGQVMDNALASLGYSRQWLLGEIEKQGGTQFEQVFLAQVDGSGQVYIDFYYDKINQPQMKQKPLVGATIKKVQADLELFALQTEDPEAKAIYTKQAQNLQTVMGSLAPYLKG from the coding sequence ATGCCGGAATATGTATTGATACTGATTCGTTCCTTGCTCTCTTTTCTTCTTCTTTTGCTGCTTGCGCGGTTGATGGGGAAGAAGCAGTTATCACAGCTTACTTTTTTTGATTATGTTGTAGGTATTACAATCGGGTCGATTGCCGCATCCATGTCGGTTGATCAGAACGTCATGATTATAAATGGGATTATTGGCCTGATCATTTGGGGGGTGGTTCCGATTCTGCTCGGTGCCGCTCAGTTGAAATCCTATAAACTGCGCCACATTATAGATGGCAGCCCCACGGTAGTAATTCGTAGTGGAAAGATTTTAGAACAGAATATGAAGAAGGAGCGGATGACCGCAGATGAATTGATGCTGAGCCTGAGGGAGAAGGGGGTCTTTAAAGTGGCGGATGTTGAACTGGCTGTGATGGAGACCAACGGTGCGCTTAGTGTCATGAGAAAAACAGAAGCAGATCCTGTGACCCCTAAGCTTTTGGGGATGCTTACCGATCAGGAGAAGGAGCCTCGGGTGGTAGTGATCGACGGCCAGGTAATGGACAATGCGCTCGCATCCCTTGGATATTCACGACAGTGGCTGCTCGGTGAAATCGAGAAGCAGGGGGGTACACAATTTGAGCAGGTATTTCTTGCACAGGTTGATGGCAGCGGTCAAGTCTATATTGACTTTTATTATGATAAAATCAACCAGCCGCAGATGAAGCAGAAGCCGTTGGTAGGGGCCACGATCAAGAAGGTACAGGCCGATCTAGAATTATTCGCTCTACAGACGGAAGATCCGGAAGCAAAAGCAATATATACGAAGCAGGCACAAAATCTACAGACAGTAATGGGATCGCTTGCTCCGTATTTAAAAGGGTAA
- the modA gene encoding molybdate ABC transporter substrate-binding protein produces MMYKRFVWLFIVMVSMLGLAGCGSGKESQGNTNASSGEKTEIMVMAAASLTDALQELKTSFESEHPTTTVTYSFGGSGKLAQQIEQGAPADVFLSASKKDMDKLQEKSLIAADTRGDFTKNELVLVAPKNTSLQVTSFENMKPEQLQRLAVGEPESVPAGRYTKETMEKLGTWTQYKDKLVLGKDVRQVLTYVESGNADAGVVYASDAKTSQKVVILAQAKPEWHKPITYPGAVVAGSKHVQEAEEFLTYVKGEKGQAIFKKYGFQ; encoded by the coding sequence ATGATGTATAAGAGATTTGTATGGCTATTTATTGTAATGGTCAGTATGCTCGGCTTGGCCGGCTGCGGAAGCGGCAAAGAGAGCCAGGGGAATACGAACGCCTCTTCCGGTGAGAAGACAGAGATTATGGTTATGGCAGCGGCCAGTTTGACGGATGCATTACAGGAATTAAAGACATCATTTGAGAGTGAGCACCCTACTACGACTGTCACCTATAGTTTTGGCGGCTCGGGCAAGCTGGCCCAGCAGATTGAACAGGGGGCTCCGGCGGATGTTTTCTTGTCGGCAAGCAAAAAAGATATGGACAAGCTGCAGGAAAAAAGCTTGATTGCAGCCGATACGCGCGGCGACTTTACAAAAAACGAGTTGGTGCTGGTGGCGCCAAAGAATACGTCGCTTCAGGTAACATCATTTGAGAACATGAAACCAGAACAACTACAGCGTCTGGCGGTGGGCGAACCGGAGAGTGTCCCTGCCGGTCGATACACAAAAGAAACAATGGAGAAGCTCGGTACATGGACACAGTATAAGGATAAGCTTGTATTGGGTAAGGATGTGCGTCAGGTACTCACCTATGTTGAGTCAGGCAACGCCGACGCAGGTGTGGTCTATGCAAGTGATGCGAAGACATCTCAAAAAGTAGTGATACTAGCACAGGCGAAGCCGGAGTGGCACAAGCCCATCACCTATCCTGGTGCTGTTGTTGCCGGCTCAAAGCATGTACAAGAAGCGGAGGAGTTTCTGACATATGTAAAAGGTGAGAAGGGTCAAGCCATTTTTAAAAAGTACGGATTTCAATAA